The Candidatus Binatia bacterium genome contains the following window.
CCTGTATGGCGAATACTCGCCCCGTGAATGATTGCCCCTCGGTGACAAGATTTATTCTGGACCGAGCCGAGCAGGCGGGGCTTGCCCGGGTGCTGCCAGTTGGTGCGGTCAGCGTTGGCCTCGGCGGCGAGCATCTCGCTGAATTCGCGGGCATGGTGGAGGAGGGGATCGTCGCGGTATCCGACGACGGCCTGCCTGTGCGGGATGCCGAATTGATGCGACGCGCACTGGAGTGTGCGCGGCTCTTTGATATCCCGGTCCTCGACCACGCAGAGGACCCGACCCTGGTCGCGGGCGGATGCATGCACGAAGGTGCGGTGTCCCTGCGGCTCGGTTTGCAGGGGATTCCGGCGGCTGCAGAAGACGTGATGGTGGCGCGCGATATTGCGCTGGCGGAACTCACGGGCGGGCACCTGCACATCTGCCATATGAGTTCAGGGCGTGCTGTCGAGATCGTGCGGGCGGCCAAGGCCTCCGGGATCAACGTCACAGCCGAAGTTTGCCCCCACCATCTTGAACTGACCGATGAGGCGGTGGTCCCTTACCGCACCGATGCCAAGATGGCGCCTCCTCTGCGCAGCGAAGAGGACCGGAACGCTCTGCGGGAAGGCCTGGTCGACGGGACGATGGATGCGATTGCTACTGACCATGCACCGCACCATCGAGATGAGAAGGATGTCGAGTTCTCGATTGCCCAAAACGGTGTTGTCGGACTCGAAACGCTGCTGCCTCTGACCCTGCGTCTCGTTGAAGAGGGCGTGCTGGACCTGCCGACCGCGATCGCGCGCGTGACCAGCGAGCCTGCCAAGATCCTCAAGACAGCCTACGGACGAATGGCGGTTGGTGCGCCGGCGGATATCGCCGTCGTCGATGCCGAGCACGAATGGACCGTGACGCGGACCGAGCTCAAATCGAAGGGTAAGAATACGCCCTTCAAGGGGTGGAAGATGCGGGGGCGCGCGACGCAGACGCTCGTGGCCGGCGCTTTGGTTCATGAGCAAATCGAGGCGAAGATGGGCTCCGCCGCGAACTCTGGAGGTGGTCAATGAGTCCTGTCGTATCCAAAGCCGAAACCCGTGAGGAGGCTGTGCTCGTCCTGGCGGACGGGACCTCGTTCCGTGGGCGGGCCTTCGGTGCCGCGGGTGAGGCGTCGGGTGAAGTGGTCTTCAATACCTCGATGTCGGGGTATCAGGAGATTCTGACGGACCCCTCCTACGAAGGGCAGATGGTCGCGATGACGTATCCGGAAATCGGAAACGTCGGCGTGAACCCGGAAGATGTGGAATCGGGCCGGCCCCATGTCGGCGGATTTATCGTTCGGGAGTATTGGCCCGAGCCCTCGAGTTGGCGCGCCAAGCTGAGTCTCGGCGACTATATGAGAGAACATGGCATTGTGGGCATCGAGGATATTGATACCCGCTCTCTGGTGCGCCACGTGCGCGACACCGGAGCGCAGCAGGCCATTCTCAGCCCTGCGGTCGAGGATATTGCGCCGCTGATCGCGCGAGCCGCCGCATTGCCTTCTCTCGAGGGACAGGACCTGGCCAGTCGCGTAACCTGCGATTCGGCTTACGATTGGTCCGAGGGGGGGTGGACGCTCGGCAGCGGCTATGAAGTTCGGGAGCCCGGCCAGTATTTCGTCGTGGCTTTCGATTTTGGCCTGAAGCGTAATATTCTGCGCGGGCTCGTCGAGGCGGGATGTCGCGTGCGCGTGGTTCCCGCGCATACCCCGGCGGCCGAAGTGCTTGCGATGAAGCCCGACGGGATTTTCCTCTCGAATGGCCCGGGCGATCCGGATGCGGTCGCCGGTGCCCGAGAAAATGTCGCGCAGTTGATCGGAGAGCGTCCGATCTTCGGCATTTGCCTGGGGCATCAGATTCTTGGTCTCGCGCTGGGTGGCAAGACCTACAAGCTGAAGTTCGGTCATCACGGCGCCAATCATCCCGTGAAGGATCTGGCTACGGGTAAAGTCGAGATCACATCCCAGAATCATGGGTTTGCGGTCGATACCGACTCTCTGCAAGGGACAGCCGTCCTGTCGCATGTCAATCTGAACGACAATACGGTCGCCGGATTGCGGCACGAGACGCTGCCGCTCTTTTCGGTTCAGTATCACCCCGAAGCATCCCCGGGTCCTCGCGACTCGAATTACCTTTTTCAAAGATTTGTTGAGATGATGGAGGCGAATCCGCGTTAATCATGCCGCGCCGTAATGACATCGAATCCGTATTGCTCATTGGTTCCGGCCCGATTGTAATCGGGCAGGCCTGTGAGTTTGATTACTCAGGAACTCAAGCCTGCAAGGCTCTGCGGGAGGAGGGGTACCGAGTCATTCTGGTGAACTCGAACCCGGCGACGATCATGACTGATCCGGAGTTTGCCGACGCGACCTACGTCGAGCCGATGACGCCGGAAATTCTGGAGCTGATCATCGAGCGAGAAAAGCCGGATGCTCTCTTGCCGACCATTGGCGGGCAGACGGGATTGAACCTGGCCCTCGAAGTGGCCGAGCGAGGCATTCTCGAGAAGCATGGCGTCGAGTTGATCGGCGCGGATGTGGGGGCGATCAAAAAAGCGGAGGACCGGGACCTTTTCAAGACTGCGATGGAGGATATTGGTCTCAGTGTTCCAAGGTCGGGTTACGGGCGGAGCCTCGAGGAGTCCCGCACGGTTCGCGACGAGATTGGTTATCCCATCATCATTCGTCCCTCGCGGACGCTCGGTGGTATGGGTGGTGGCTTCGCTCACAACGACGAAGAGTTTGATGAACTCGTCGCATGGGGATTGGACGCTTCGCCGAATAGCGAATTGTTGATCGAGGAGTCGATCGCGGGTTGGAAGGAATTCGAACTCGAGGTGATGCGCGACAAGGCGGATAATGTCGTGATCGTCTGTTCGATCGAGAACCTGGATCCGATGGGCGTGCACACAGGGGACTCGATCACTGTCGCGCCGGCCCAGACCCTGACAGACAAGGAATATCAAATCCTTCGGGATGCAGCGATTGCGATCATGCGCGAAATCGGCGTGGATACGGGTGGGTCGAACGTGCAGTTCGCGATCGATCCGGATACCGGACGACTCGTCGTCATCGAAATGAACCCGCGCGTATCGAGGAGTTCGGCATTGGCCTCGAAGGCCACCGGTTTTCCTATAGCCAAAATCGCGGCGAAACTGGCGGTGGGCTACACGCTGGACGAAATCGGAAACGATATTACCCGAGTCACGCCGGCCTGCTTCGAGCCTACGATTGATTATGTCGTCACCAAGGTTCCTCGATTTACTTTCGAGAAGTTCCCTCAGGCAGAGGATCGGCTCACCTCGCAAATGAAGTCCGTCGGTGAAGCCATGTCGATGGGCCGGACCTTCCGGGAAAGTATGCAGAAGGCTCTGCGTTCCATGGAAATTGGTATCTCGGGATTCGATGTTTCGGGACGCGACTTGGACGAGGAGCAGTTGCGTGAGGGCCTTCGGGTCCCGAATGCCCAGCGAATCCTTCTCGTTGGCGAAGCTTTCCGACGCGGTTTCTCTCGCGAGACGGTGCACGAACTCTCGAGAATTGACCGCTGGTTTCTGCGTGCAATCGAGGGGATCGTTCTGGATGAGGAAGAGATCGCCAGCGGCGGTCTGTCGGCTCTTGATGCCGAGGCCCTGCGTCGTCACAAGAGGTCGGGTTTCTCTGATATCCGGCTTGGCGAACTCTGTGGCGTGCCTGCGGCTGCGGTCCGCGCGCAGCGCGAGGCTGTCGGGATTCGCCCCGTGTACAAGAAGGTCGATACCTGCGCGGCTGAATTCGAGGCCTACACTCCCTATCTCTACGGCACGTACGAGGATGGCGAATGTGAGTCCGAGCCGACAGATGCCCGCAAGATCGTGATCCTCGGGGGTGGTCCCAATCGTATCGGACAGGGGATCGAGTTTGACTACTGTTGTGTGCACGCCTGTTATGCGCTCTCCGAGGATGGTTTCGAGACGATCATGGTCAATTGTAATCCCGAGACGGTTTCGACGGATTACGATACTTCCGACAAGCTCTACTTCGAGCCCCTGACCTTCGAAGATGTGATGAATATCCTCGACAAGGAGAAGCCCGAGGGTGTGATTGTGCAATTCGGGGGGCAGACGCCTCTGAAATTGGCTGTCGAGCTGGAGAAAGCGGGCGCCCCGATCATCGGGACGCCGCCGGATGCCATTGATCGTGCCGAAGATCGCGAGCGTTTCCAGCAGCTGCTGCAGGATCTGGATTTGCGCCAACCGGCGAATGGAACAGCCCGTTCGGTCGAGGAGGCGGCAAGAATTGCCTCGAGGATCGGCTACCCGGTCCTCTTGCGGCCCAGTTATGTGCTCGGGGGCCGCGCCATGGAGATCGTTCGCGATGAGGACGGTCTTCGCTCCTATATGAAGCGTGCGGTGAAGGCCTCGCCAGACCATCCGGTTCTTGTCGATCAGTTCCTCGACAATGCCATCGAGATCGATGTCGATTGTATCGGCGATGGAACCGACGTTGTTGTGGGTGGCTTGATGGAACATATCGAGCCTGCGGGCGTTCATTCCGGTGATTCGGCATGCTCGCTGCCCCCGCGATCCCTGGATGCGACCACCCAGACCGAGATCCGGAGACAGACGGTCGAGTTGGCGCGGGAGTTGGGTGTCGTCGGCTTGATGAATATCCAATTTGCCGTCCAGAATGGGAAGGTCTTTGTTCTGGAGGTCAACCCTCGCGCGTCCCGGACGGTTCCGTTTGTCTCGAAGGCGATCGGTCGCCCGCTGGCGAAGATTGCCGCTCGTGTGA
Protein-coding sequences here:
- a CDS encoding dihydroorotase, with translation MSEPRIRRAADRPVLIVGGEVIDPEGRRIMKADVLLEDGVIRAIEPGLHASRAGGEDALIIEAAGRFVMPGLVDMHVHLREPGYEYRETIETGALAAVAGGVTSVACMANTRPVNDCPSVTRFILDRAEQAGLARVLPVGAVSVGLGGEHLAEFAGMVEEGIVAVSDDGLPVRDAELMRRALECARLFDIPVLDHAEDPTLVAGGCMHEGAVSLRLGLQGIPAAAEDVMVARDIALAELTGGHLHICHMSSGRAVEIVRAAKASGINVTAEVCPHHLELTDEAVVPYRTDAKMAPPLRSEEDRNALREGLVDGTMDAIATDHAPHHRDEKDVEFSIAQNGVVGLETLLPLTLRLVEEGVLDLPTAIARVTSEPAKILKTAYGRMAVGAPADIAVVDAEHEWTVTRTELKSKGKNTPFKGWKMRGRATQTLVAGALVHEQIEAKMGSAANSGGGQ
- the carB gene encoding carbamoyl-phosphate synthase large subunit; the protein is MPRRNDIESVLLIGSGPIVIGQACEFDYSGTQACKALREEGYRVILVNSNPATIMTDPEFADATYVEPMTPEILELIIEREKPDALLPTIGGQTGLNLALEVAERGILEKHGVELIGADVGAIKKAEDRDLFKTAMEDIGLSVPRSGYGRSLEESRTVRDEIGYPIIIRPSRTLGGMGGGFAHNDEEFDELVAWGLDASPNSELLIEESIAGWKEFELEVMRDKADNVVIVCSIENLDPMGVHTGDSITVAPAQTLTDKEYQILRDAAIAIMREIGVDTGGSNVQFAIDPDTGRLVVIEMNPRVSRSSALASKATGFPIAKIAAKLAVGYTLDEIGNDITRVTPACFEPTIDYVVTKVPRFTFEKFPQAEDRLTSQMKSVGEAMSMGRTFRESMQKALRSMEIGISGFDVSGRDLDEEQLREGLRVPNAQRILLVGEAFRRGFSRETVHELSRIDRWFLRAIEGIVLDEEEIASGGLSALDAEALRRHKRSGFSDIRLGELCGVPAAAVRAQREAVGIRPVYKKVDTCAAEFEAYTPYLYGTYEDGECESEPTDARKIVILGGGPNRIGQGIEFDYCCVHACYALSEDGFETIMVNCNPETVSTDYDTSDKLYFEPLTFEDVMNILDKEKPEGVIVQFGGQTPLKLAVELEKAGAPIIGTPPDAIDRAEDRERFQQLLQDLDLRQPANGTARSVEEAARIASRIGYPVLLRPSYVLGGRAMEIVRDEDGLRSYMKRAVKASPDHPVLVDQFLDNAIEIDVDCIGDGTDVVVGGLMEHIEPAGVHSGDSACSLPPRSLDATTQTEIRRQTVELARELGVVGLMNIQFAVQNGKVFVLEVNPRASRTVPFVSKAIGRPLAKIAARVMSGKTLREQGILDEIVPKHFCVKESVFPFLKFQGVDTLLGPEMKSTGEVMGIDRDFATAFWKAEDGASCFLPRSGRVFLSVRDEDKGALEAVARDLIGAGFELVGTSGTAKYLRDLGMKAESINKVFEGSPHIVDALRAGEIQFVVNTISTEQSVLDSFSLRRTALETKTPYFTTIAGAGAAAEGMVQRAKAPAEVRRLQEYHAEDAAARGS
- the carA gene encoding glutamine-hydrolyzing carbamoyl-phosphate synthase small subunit, producing the protein MSPVVSKAETREEAVLVLADGTSFRGRAFGAAGEASGEVVFNTSMSGYQEILTDPSYEGQMVAMTYPEIGNVGVNPEDVESGRPHVGGFIVREYWPEPSSWRAKLSLGDYMREHGIVGIEDIDTRSLVRHVRDTGAQQAILSPAVEDIAPLIARAAALPSLEGQDLASRVTCDSAYDWSEGGWTLGSGYEVREPGQYFVVAFDFGLKRNILRGLVEAGCRVRVVPAHTPAAEVLAMKPDGIFLSNGPGDPDAVAGARENVAQLIGERPIFGICLGHQILGLALGGKTYKLKFGHHGANHPVKDLATGKVEITSQNHGFAVDTDSLQGTAVLSHVNLNDNTVAGLRHETLPLFSVQYHPEASPGPRDSNYLFQRFVEMMEANPR